From the Methanobacterium sp. CWC-01 genome, the window AATAATAAAAGAAGAAGGGTGGGTTAAACCGCCTTCTCCCCACTTTCACCGGTACGGATCCGTACCACCTCTTCCACCGGGGATATGAATATCTTCCCATCCCCGATATCACCGGTCTGGGCGGTGCGGACGATGGTGTCCACCACCTTGCTGGTTTGGTCATCCTGGACGATTATCTCCAGTTTGATCTTGGGTAACAGGTCGATACGGTAGTCACTGCCCCGGTAGCTTTCCGTGATACCCAGCTGCCGTCCCCGTCCCTTAACATCGGTGATGGTCATTCCATGGCATCCCATCTCTTCCAGGGCATTTTTTACCTCATCCAGTTTGTTGGGCCGGATTATGGCCAGAATTTCCTTCATTAATATCACCTCATTTAAATACGGTAACCGGACTCCTCGTGGAGGTGGGTGTCCAGTCCCTCTATTTCTTCTCTATCATCCACACGCAGACCAATGGTCTTGTCTATTATTTTACCCAGTATGAGGGTGGCCGCGAAGCTGTAACCAGCCACTGCTACAACTGCAATTAGCTGGGTAACTATCTGTCCGGGGTTACCGTAAAAGGATCCGGTTCCCAGGGCGTTTATGAAGGGCGCGGCGAACAGTCCCGTGGCCAGGGCCCCCCACATGCCAGACATACCGTGAATACCAAAAACGTCCAGGGCATCGTCGTATCCCAGTTTGGATTTCAGGAAGCTGATGGCGAAGTAGGAGACCACACTGGTCACCAGTCCAATAATGATGGCGGCCTGAACCGTTACAAAACCCGCCGCCGGGGTGATGGCCACTAAACCAGCCACTGCACCGGATATTCCACCCAGTAGGGTGGGTTTACCGGTTTTAAAGTAGTCGATGGCGATCCAGGAGATCATGGCTGCGGCTGCGGCGGTGTTGGTCACCAGGAAGGCTGAACCAGCCAGTCCACTGGCGGTTAATGCGGAACCAGCGTTGAATCCGAACCAGCCAAACCACAAGAGAGCAGCACCAATAACCGAGTAGCCCAGGTTGTGGGGTAACAGTTTGGTGTCTTTCCTTTTACCCAGTAACAGGGCCAGGGCCAGGGCGGCTACACCGGAGTTGATGTGCACCACGGTACCACCGGCAAAGTCCAGGGCACCCAGCTGGAACAACCAGCCTCCACCCCACACCCAGTGGGCGATGGGTATGTACACCAGGGTTAACCACAGGGGTATGAAGACCATCCAGCTGGAGAATTTCATCCGCTCCACCAGGGCACCTGAGATCAGGGCAATGGTGATGGCGGCGAAGGTCATCTGGAAGGCGATGTACACGAATTCAGGTATGGTGGGGGCCAGGGTGGCCAGCTGATCCACACCCACTGCCGTAAATATGTTGGCGGGGCTTCCGATAAATCCCAGTAAACTCTCGGAGCCGAAGGCTAAGGGGTAACCGTAAAGCACCCAGATAATGCTGGTAATGGCGAAGGCCACCAGGGACATGAACATGGTGTTTAACACGTTAGTTCTTTTGGTGAGACCACCGTAGAATAATGCCACCCCTGGCACGGTCATAAGCACCACTAGTGCCGTGGATATCAGCATCCAGGCAGTGTCCCCACTGTTTAATACAGGATCCATTGATATTTCCTCCTAATTCAAAATTTATTTCATTTTACGAACTTTTTCTATCAATACAAACTATGCTAGTGAAATTCCAGACTCATGAACCAGGTTCACCAGCCGGATATCGGAAACATACTTCCGACAACATTCTCTTGATCACCTTCTCATATAAAGCTTTCCCTTAACCATCCAGGATCAGCATCAATTACCCTGCAACTGATCATCAACTGTCCGGATTAGCTGGTTCAATGTACATCAATAGTACCAGATCCTAGGACCATTATCCAAAAATATATTTAATAAATTGTTTTAAGAACTTTGAACTTGAAAAAAATTTCTAAAAATAAACTATTTCCCTAAAAAAAATAAATAAAAAGGCTAAATAGCCTTCTCCCCACGTTCTCCGGTTCGGATGCGGATCACTTCCTCCACCGGGGATACGAAGATCTTCCCATCCCCGATACAACCGGTCTGGGCACTCTGCACTATGGTGTTGATGACGGTTTCCACCTGGTCCTGGGGGGTCACGATCTCGATGCGGGTCTTGGGCAAGAGGTCCACCTTGTAGTCCTGTCCCCGATAACTTTCGGTGATCCCCAGCTGCCGGCCTCGTCCCTTCACCTCGGAGATGGTCATCCCATGAATCCCCACCTCTTCCAGGGCTTGCTTCATGTTTTCCAGCCGGTCGGGCCGGATGATAGCGATTATCCTTTTCATAGATTATATCCCACCTAGCTTCTCTTCTATCTTGGTATAAAGATCATCCCTTAAGTGTTTTAGGATAGCCTGTAACCAGATTCCTCGTGGAGGTTAAGGTCCAGTCCCTGTACTTCGTGGCTATCCTCCACTCTCAGGCCAATGAAGCGGTCAATGAGCTTGCCGATAAGGAAGGTGACCACCACGGTGTACAGAGCCACCACTCCAATGGCCAGGGCCTGGATTCCTATCTGGGCCGGGTTTCCGGCCACCAGTCCCCCGGTGATGAGGCTGTTGATGAGGGGGGTGGCGAAGATACCCACCGCCAGGCTGCCCACAATACCGCACACTCCATGGATACCGAACACGTCCAGGGCATCGTCGTACCCCAGTAAAGGTTTGAGATGGGAAACGGCGTAGTAGCTGATGATGGAGGCCACGAAACCGATGATCATGGCGGCGGTAACGTTCACGTAACCGGCGGCGGGGGTGATGGCGGCTAAACCGGCTATTGCACCGGATAAAGCTCCCAGGAGGGTGGGTTTCCCGGTTTTGAGTTTGTCCATCAGTATCCAGCCCAGCATACCCATGGCCGCCGAGGTGTTGGTGACGATCATGGCCGATACTGCCAGGTTACTGGCTCCCAGGGCGGAACCAGCGTTGAATCCAAACCATCCAAACCATAATAGACCAGTACCAATCACTGAATATCCCAGGTGGTGGGGGAGTAGCTTGGAGTTTTTACGAACGCCGATAAGTATTACCAGGACCAGGGCCGCTATACCTGAGGTCAGGTGCACCACTATTCCTCCGGCGAAGTCCAGGGCACCCAGCTGGTATAACCAGCCTCCACCCCACATCCAGTGGGCCACCGGAAGGTAGACCAGGGTTAACCACAGGGGTATGAAGGCCAGCCAGGCTGCGAACTTGGCCCGCTCCACAATGGCCCCGCTGATGAGGGCCACGGTGATGGCGGCGAAGGTCATCTGGAAGATGGCAAAGAGCCCCGTGGGTATGGTGGGTGCCAGGGTGGACAGGGAGTTGGATTCCACCACCCCGGCAAAGAAGGGGTTGGTTAGCTGTCCAATAATTCCTCCGATACTATTACCAAAGGCCAGGTCGTAGCCGTAGACAAACCACAGTACACTGACGATGGCGAAGGTAACAAATGACAGGAACATGGTGTTTAACACGTTTTCTCGTCTGATAAGCCCTCCGTAGAAGAGGGCCACACCGGGTATGGTCATTAAAATAACCAGAGCTGTTGATATAAGCATCCAGGCCGTATCACCTGAACTAAAAATGGGATCCATAGTAAATTTCCTCCAATACACTATAAAATTCTTAACAAAGAATCTCCTCCATCCCACGGTTGTAGGATATAGGAAACATATTTCCGGTTGGGGTTACCTGGCATATATATTTTTGGTAAAACATTTCCCAGTTAAAGTAAGCTAAAATAAAATTAATAATTTAAAATAAAAAAAGATTTTCAGGGGATTTAACCCCTGAGGGGTGCTTCCAGTCCGGCCATCTTAACCCCGGTCAGGAGGGAGGACTCCACGGTGAGGGCCCGGAGGTCGTCCTTTTCCAGCTTCAACAGATCAGTGTTACCGGCCTGCTGGGTTAACATTACTGCTTCTTCGGTCATGGCCTCTATGTAGCGGGCCACCCGTTTACCACCCTCCATGTAGTCCAGTCTGCGGCGCAGGTTGGGGTTCTGGGTGGCGATACCCTTACGGCAGGTGCCAGCGTAGCACATCTGACACACCCGGCAGCCAATACTGACCAGGGCGCTGGTGGCAATATAACAGGCATCAGCACCCAGGGCAATGGCCTTGGCCACATCAGCCCCATTCCGGACACCACCGGCAGCCACCAGGCTGACCTGGTCCCGGAGGTTGATGTGTTTCAGGGCCTCATCGGCCTCCACGATGGCGGCGATGGTGGGGACTCCGGAGTGTTCGGTGACTATGTCGGGTCCGGCTCCGGTTCCTCCCTGCATACCATCCACCACGATGATATCGGCTCCGGCCTTGGCTGCGATCTTCACATCATCACTGACCCGGCCACTGGTGAATTTTACCATGATGGGCACCTTCCAGTCGGATATCTCCCGTAACTGGGAGATCTTCATGTTCAGGTCCTCGGGTCCCACGATGTCCATGTGCCGGGCGGGGCTCAGGGCATCGGTCCCCTCGGGGATCATCCTGATCTTAGAGACCTCGGCGGTGACCTTTTCTCCCAGGAGGTGGCCTCCCATCCCGGACTTAGCTCCCTGACCGATCTTGATCTCGATGGCCTCGGAGTTGTTGAGGTACTGGGCCGAGACCCCGAACCGTCCTGAGGCGTACTGGGCAATGAGTTTTGAGGCGTATTTACGCTCCTCAGGTAGCATTCCTCCCTCTCCGGTGTTGGTGGCAGTGCCAGCCAGGGTGGATCCTATGGCCAGGGCGATCTTAGCCTCCTTGGAAAGGGCACCGAAGGACATGGCACCGATCATGATGGGGGTGTCCAGTACCAGAGGGTTCTCCGCGTAACGGCTGCCCAGAACTACCCGGGTGTTGCAGGGTTCCCGGTACTTGTCGATGGGTGGCCGGGACACCTGGGCCGGTACGATGACCAGGTCATCGAAGGTGGGTATCACCCGGGTGGCACCACAGCCCCGGACCTTGTAGGACCCCTCGGTGGCCTTGCGGTTTATTTCGGTGAGGTCGGTGAGGGACCACACATTCCTACGGTCCTCCGGCACGGAGTTAACCTCTATGGCATTGTTGGGACACATTTCCTCACAGATACGGCAACCAACACACTTTTCATGGTGTATGGGGTAGGGCTCGTCATCGATGATCTCGTAAACATCGTGGGGGCAGTTATTGTAACAGGAGTAGCAGTTACGACACAGGTTCTCATCCCGGTCATCGCACATGTACCAGCAGCAACCAGGCCGGTCGAAGTTCCTCCGGCAAAGTTCGTGGTTTCTCTCAACTTTAAATGGCAACTATAACTCCTCCTTCATGGTTTTTAGTCCTTTAAACACCGGACAGGCCGCGTATTTGGTACCGGAAGCCTTGATCACATCATCGGTATCCCGGGTAAGTTTAACTTCTGGCTTCCAGGGTTCGGCGCTGCTCTTATCCACCACCAGCACCTGGTCCACCAGTTCCTTGCTGAGGGCGTAGTTCAATAGGGCCGTAGCCACTCCTCCATCCTGTCCCTTCACCAGGGAGGCCTTGGCCGAGACGATCTTCAGGTAGTCTCCCAGGGGCTTGTGGTCCAAGTCCTGGCTGGCCACCTCCACCGGCAGATAAGTCCGGGGGCAAGCCACGTAGCACAGGTTACAATCCGGTGGGCACTGGCCCCTGATACGGGGTTTACGATCCTCGATCTTCACGATGTTCTCGGGGCAGGTGTATTCACAGGCCCCGCAGAGCACACAGGTCCCCACGTCAATGACGTCGGCCTTGAGGTCCTCGAACTGGCACTGGGCCACTTCTTCCCGGAACTGTTTATCAGTGATGAACCGGCGGTATAGAACTGGCCGGGCCACAGCTTCCCGTTTTTTAATCTCCTTCTGGTTCTCCTCTTTCTTCTGTGTGGCTAATTTTTTGATAAGTTCCAGGCCGGAGTCAGTCAGGGGCCTGGTTTCGATGTAGTTATCTTCCTCGGCTTTTTTGAGTAACTCCATTCCCTTCACGGTCCGGGCGATTACCGTGGACCATCCCGCCGGGGATCCCACCGAACCCACCGATAGGTCCGATAACTCGGAGGTGTAATCCATGCACACCTCACAGTTTTTACGCATGCAGGTCTTGGCCTCCTTCAGGGGGATCTTCAGGACCTGGCCGTCGGTGAGGTAGAACCACATGTGTCCCTTCTCCACCCGACATTCAGCGACATCCTTCAGCTGTATGTCATGCTCCTCCAGGAGCTGGTTCAGATAGTGGTAGGAGAAGTTCTCCATACAGAACAGTCCCACCTTAATGTCCACCGGGGACTCGCCCAGGACATCCTGGAAGTGGTTCATCTTTCCGGCGGCTATGATCTGGCAGGGAGTACCTACCATGGCCACTTTGTTATCCTGATGGTTCATACTTCATCCCTCCTCTGTTTCCTTTCCGTAGAAGGGTCTTTTACTCCGGGGTACAATCTTCCGGAATTTCTGGTACTGGGACTCTTCTAAGCGGAATCCGTAGGTGGGTAGGAGTTTCTTTAGTTCCTCCCGTTCCTCCTCTTCCAGTTCCTCCACCTTGGCGTTTTTGCCCAGGCTCTCTATTTCACCACCCACGTAGATGGCTCCCCGGATGATGGATTCACCGGCATCCCGGGCTATATCCCCCAGGACGATGATGCGTCCTCCCATCATGAACAGTCCACTCATGAACCCCGAGTTACCACCGACGATGATGGTCCCGTTTTTCATTATCTCTCCGGTACGGGATCCAACATCCCTTTTCACCACCACCGTGCCGCCGTATATTCCCTGGCCCACGCCATCACCGGCGGATCCTTCGATTACCACTTCCCCCTCGGTCATGTTGTCGGCGGGGAACCAGCCGGCGTTGCCCTGGATGTGCACCCGGGCTCCGTGGATCATGGTGGCTACGAAGTAACCGGCCGAGCCAGCTATCTCCACCTCCACAGCTTCGGTGAGTCCCGCCACCAGGTAATGGGCGGCGTTGGGGTTTTCAATAACGATCCGTTTATATTCGGCGGCTTTCTCTTTAAGTGTACGGTTAACTTCCCGGGGTGGCTTTCCCCCGGCATCTATTGTGAATTCCTGCATGATAGTCACCTCAAATGGTGTAGGCCCTCACTTCTCCCGGGGCGATCTGGTCTATCTCCCGGGTGTCCATTACTTCCCTCAGGGACACCTCTTCCGAGGCGATGGCGAACACTTCATCGTTTTCAGCCATAACCCCTGGTCTTAATCCCAGCTGGTCCTTGGCGATTCCCACTCCATTGGGGGTTCCCACGATGTAGGAGAAGGGTCCGTCCATGTCCTTCACGGACTGTTCCAGGGCCTCCTCCAGGCGGTAGTCCTGGGATAGTTTGTCAGCGATGTAGTGCACGATGCACTCGGTGTCGTTGGTGGTCTCAAATATATGTCCCTTACGTTCCAGGGGGTCTCTGATCTTCCAGTAGTTGGTTATCTGGCCGTTATGGACTACGGTGATGTCGGGAATGATGTAGCTCTGGAAGGGGTGGGCGTGGTAGCGGTCCACGATACTCTCGGTGGAGAACCGGGTGTGGCCGATGGCATGGGTTCCCATTTTGGAGTAGGTGTCATATCGCTGGGCGATGTCCTTCACCAATCCCACATCTTTGATCATCTCGAATGAATGAGCCCCGTTGAGGACTATCACATCATCAATGGCATCGATATCCATGATCATGGGCTTTAACTCCGAAAAAGAGTTTAAAGAGATCTTGCACCGGTAGATGTTGTAGTTCTCCACGGAAGGAATGATTTCCTCGGTTTTTATAGGGGTGGCCAGGCTCACCGTATCTTTTACCTTTTCCAGGAGTCCGGGTTTTTCTTTAACCTCGATGTTTAAGAGGTACTCATTCTCTTCCAGTCCCAGACCTCCGTATAAAGCGAACCCTGCTGAGTCAGGGCCCCGGTGCTGCAGGGCGTCCAGCATCTTGGTCAGTACTTTGCCTACAGGGTGAAGTTTTTTATCTTTATATACTACTCCGGCTATTCCACACACTTTGCTACCTCCTTTATAAAGTATTCATGCATCCTGGTATCATCTGATAGTTCCGGGTGGAATGATAATGCCAGGTTGTTCTGGTACCTCACTGCCACCACTTTATCTTGAATTTGAGAGAGGACTTCCACCTCAGGGGGAACTTCATAGGCGTAGGGGGCTCTGATGAATATTCCCGGATATTTCTGGTCAAATATTTCTATCTCCTGTTGGAATGAAAGCTTCTGGCGTCCGAAGCCATTTCTTTTTACTTTCATGGGAATCAGGTTAAGCAGGGGTTGCTGGTAGTCTGTTGCACTGGCCAAAAGCACCATACCGGCACAGGTTCCCATCACCGGGATCTTCCTATCCCGGATGACCTGGTCAATTCCCTCTTCCTGTAGGAGCTTGCCGATGATGGTGCTCTCTCCACCGGAGATGATGATCCCCTGACAATCGGCCACCTCGGAGGGGGACTTTATCTTCACGGCTTCTGCTTCTATCCCCATTTTCTCCAGGGTCCGGGTAGTCATTTCCAGATGTTCGGAAACATCTCCCTGCAAGTCTAGAATCCCTATCCTGATCATGTCCATACCTTCTTTTAATGTAAAACTTAAGGAGCGTTGGCTGGATATATTTGGAAAAATGTATCATATATAGTTACCGGAAAATAATTTCCGACCAGGGCTGCCCCTGAAATATAATTCATCATAAAGAGAATTTTTATACAATGTTTAATATACAAAGGATAAAGAATGATATAATTGAACATTTATATAAATCTTTCTGTAGGGCACAATCTTTATTTAGTAATTGGTACAACCCAATACAAAAGATAAAATCTAGGAGATTGATTAATGGAAAAGCTTACCATGGGCCTCATCGTCATGATCATACTGCTGGGAGGTTTCTTAAGTTATCTGGCCATTACCATGGATATCAGTGATTTCGGCCTCAACTTGACTAACAACACCACAGATAACACCACCGTAACCAAAATAAACACCACCCGCACTATTACCAGCCCCACTCAGAGCACCCCCACCACAACCCCCACTGACAATCAAACCAAACCAATAATAGACGGAAATGACACTAACAACAACGAATCTCAACTTGATGTGTGATTTAATATGGAGAAGCTGACCCTGGGACTCATTTTTATGATCATCCTTATGGTGGGATTCATCAGCTACCTGGTGGCCACCATGAA encodes:
- a CDS encoding P-II family nitrogen regulator; the protein is MKEILAIIRPNKLDEVKNALEEMGCHGMTITDVKGRGRQLGITESYRGSDYRIDLLPKIKLEIIVQDDQTSKVVDTIVRTAQTGDIGDGKIFISPVEEVVRIRTGESGEKAV
- a CDS encoding tributyrin esterase, with the protein product MQEFTIDAGGKPPREVNRTLKEKAAEYKRIVIENPNAAHYLVAGLTEAVEVEIAGSAGYFVATMIHGARVHIQGNAGWFPADNMTEGEVVIEGSAGDGVGQGIYGGTVVVKRDVGSRTGEIMKNGTIIVGGNSGFMSGLFMMGGRIIVLGDIARDAGESIIRGAIYVGGEIESLGKNAKVEELEEEEREELKKLLPTYGFRLEESQYQKFRKIVPRSKRPFYGKETEEG
- a CDS encoding Coenzyme F420 hydrogenase/dehydrogenase, beta subunit C-terminal domain codes for the protein MNHQDNKVAMVGTPCQIIAAGKMNHFQDVLGESPVDIKVGLFCMENFSYHYLNQLLEEHDIQLKDVAECRVEKGHMWFYLTDGQVLKIPLKEAKTCMRKNCEVCMDYTSELSDLSVGSVGSPAGWSTVIARTVKGMELLKKAEEDNYIETRPLTDSGLELIKKLATQKKEENQKEIKKREAVARPVLYRRFITDKQFREEVAQCQFEDLKADVIDVGTCVLCGACEYTCPENIVKIEDRKPRIRGQCPPDCNLCYVACPRTYLPVEVASQDLDHKPLGDYLKIVSAKASLVKGQDGGVATALLNYALSKELVDQVLVVDKSSAEPWKPEVKLTRDTDDVIKASGTKYAACPVFKGLKTMKEEL
- a CDS encoding P-II family nitrogen regulator, coding for MKRIIAIIRPDRLENMKQALEEVGIHGMTISEVKGRGRQLGITESYRGQDYKVDLLPKTRIEIVTPQDQVETVINTIVQSAQTGCIGDGKIFVSPVEEVIRIRTGERGEKAI
- a CDS encoding ammonium transporter, whose product is MDPVLNSGDTAWMLISTALVVLMTVPGVALFYGGLTKRTNVLNTMFMSLVAFAITSIIWVLYGYPLAFGSESLLGFIGSPANIFTAVGVDQLATLAPTIPEFVYIAFQMTFAAITIALISGALVERMKFSSWMVFIPLWLTLVYIPIAHWVWGGGWLFQLGALDFAGGTVVHINSGVAALALALLLGKRKDTKLLPHNLGYSVIGAALLWFGWFGFNAGSALTASGLAGSAFLVTNTAAAAAMISWIAIDYFKTGKPTLLGGISGAVAGLVAITPAAGFVTVQAAIIIGLVTSVVSYFAISFLKSKLGYDDALDVFGIHGMSGMWGALATGLFAAPFINALGTGSFYGNPGQIVTQLIAVVAVAGYSFAATLILGKIIDKTIGLRVDDREEIEGLDTHLHEESGYRI
- a CDS encoding ammonium transporter — its product is MDPIFSSGDTAWMLISTALVILMTIPGVALFYGGLIRRENVLNTMFLSFVTFAIVSVLWFVYGYDLAFGNSIGGIIGQLTNPFFAGVVESNSLSTLAPTIPTGLFAIFQMTFAAITVALISGAIVERAKFAAWLAFIPLWLTLVYLPVAHWMWGGGWLYQLGALDFAGGIVVHLTSGIAALVLVILIGVRKNSKLLPHHLGYSVIGTGLLWFGWFGFNAGSALGASNLAVSAMIVTNTSAAMGMLGWILMDKLKTGKPTLLGALSGAIAGLAAITPAAGYVNVTAAMIIGFVASIISYYAVSHLKPLLGYDDALDVFGIHGVCGIVGSLAVGIFATPLINSLITGGLVAGNPAQIGIQALAIGVVALYTVVVTFLIGKLIDRFIGLRVEDSHEVQGLDLNLHEESGYRLS
- a CDS encoding glutamate synthase-related protein, whose amino-acid sequence is MPFKVERNHELCRRNFDRPGCCWYMCDDRDENLCRNCYSCYNNCPHDVYEIIDDEPYPIHHEKCVGCRICEEMCPNNAIEVNSVPEDRRNVWSLTDLTEINRKATEGSYKVRGCGATRVIPTFDDLVIVPAQVSRPPIDKYREPCNTRVVLGSRYAENPLVLDTPIMIGAMSFGALSKEAKIALAIGSTLAGTATNTGEGGMLPEERKYASKLIAQYASGRFGVSAQYLNNSEAIEIKIGQGAKSGMGGHLLGEKVTAEVSKIRMIPEGTDALSPARHMDIVGPEDLNMKISQLREISDWKVPIMVKFTSGRVSDDVKIAAKAGADIIVVDGMQGGTGAGPDIVTEHSGVPTIAAIVEADEALKHINLRDQVSLVAAGGVRNGADVAKAIALGADACYIATSALVSIGCRVCQMCYAGTCRKGIATQNPNLRRRLDYMEGGKRVARYIEAMTEEAVMLTQQAGNTDLLKLEKDDLRALTVESSLLTGVKMAGLEAPLRG
- the pdxT gene encoding pyridoxal 5'-phosphate synthase glutaminase subunit PdxT, producing the protein MIRIGILDLQGDVSEHLEMTTRTLEKMGIEAEAVKIKSPSEVADCQGIIISGGESTIIGKLLQEEGIDQVIRDRKIPVMGTCAGMVLLASATDYQQPLLNLIPMKVKRNGFGRQKLSFQQEIEIFDQKYPGIFIRAPYAYEVPPEVEVLSQIQDKVVAVRYQNNLALSFHPELSDDTRMHEYFIKEVAKCVE
- a CDS encoding glutamine amidotransferase is translated as MCGIAGVVYKDKKLHPVGKVLTKMLDALQHRGPDSAGFALYGGLGLEENEYLLNIEVKEKPGLLEKVKDTVSLATPIKTEEIIPSVENYNIYRCKISLNSFSELKPMIMDIDAIDDVIVLNGAHSFEMIKDVGLVKDIAQRYDTYSKMGTHAIGHTRFSTESIVDRYHAHPFQSYIIPDITVVHNGQITNYWKIRDPLERKGHIFETTNDTECIVHYIADKLSQDYRLEEALEQSVKDMDGPFSYIVGTPNGVGIAKDQLGLRPGVMAENDEVFAIASEEVSLREVMDTREIDQIAPGEVRAYTI